A genomic region of Nerophis lumbriciformis linkage group LG28, RoL_Nlum_v2.1, whole genome shotgun sequence contains the following coding sequences:
- the LOC133570730 gene encoding uncharacterized protein, which translates to MTTHMRTHTGEKPFTCSVCKKSFSRKGDMTTHMRTHTGEKPYACSACAKRFNTKKVMITHMRTHTGEKPFTCSVCKKSFSRKGDMTTHMRTHTGEKPFNCSACAESFNTKKELILHVRTHTGEKPFTCAVSKKSFSRKEHMTRHMRTHTGERPFVCSACAKRFNTKKEMILHMRTHTGEQSFACSVCKKSFSRKEHMTTHMRTHTGEKPFFCSVCKKSFSRKGDMTTHMRTHTGEKPYACSACAIRFNTKKVMITHMRTHTGEKPFTCSVCKKSFSRKGDMTTHMRTHTGEKPFACSACAESFNTKKELILHVRTHTGEKPFSCSVCKKSFSRKEHMTTHMRTHTGEKPYTCSVCKKSFSRKGDMTIHMRTHTGEKPFACSACAKRFNTKKKIILHMRTHSGEKPFTCSVCKKSFSRKEHMTTHMRTHTGEKPFTCSVCKKSFSRKGDMTIHMRTHTGEKPFACSACAKRFNTKKKIILHMRTHTEKKPFACSVLE; encoded by the exons atgaccacacacatgagaacacacactggagagaaaccttttacttgctctgtttgtaagaagagtttctccagaaagggtgacatgaccacacacatgagaacacacactggagagaaaccttatgcttgctcagcttgtgctaaaagattcaacactaagaaagtCATgatcacacacatgagaacacacacaggtgagaaaccttttacttgctctgtttgtaagaagagtttctccagaaagggtgacatgaccacacacatgagaacacacactggagagaaaccttttaattgctcagcttgtgctgaaagtttcaacactaagaaggaactTATATTACatgtgagaacacacacaggtgagaaaccttttacttgcgccgttagtaagaagagtttctccagaaaggaacacatgaccagacacatgagaacacacactggagagagaccttttgtttgctcagcttgtgctaaaagattcaacactaagaaggaaatgatattacacatgagaacacacacaggtgagcaatcttttgcttgctctgtttgtaagaagagtttctccagaaaggaacacatgaccacacacatgagaacacacactggagagaaaccttttttttgctctgtttgtaagaagagtttctccagaaagggtgacatgaccacacacatgagaacacacactggagagaaaccttatgcttgctcagcttgtgctataagattcaacactaagaaagtTATgatcacacacatgagaacacacacaggtgagaaaccttttacttgctctgtttgtaagaagagtttctccagaaagggtgacatgaccacacacatgagaacacacactggagagaaaccttttgcttgctcagcttgtgctgaaagtttcaacactaagaaggaactTATATTACatgtgagaacacacacag gtgagaaacctttttcttgctctgtttgtaagaagagtttctccagaaaagaacacatgaccacacacatgagaacacacactggagagaaaccttatacttgctctgtttgtaagaagagtttctccagaaagggtgacatgaccatacacatgagaacacacactggagagaaaccttttgcttgctcagcttgtgctaaaagattcaacactaagaagaaaattatattacacatgagaacacactcaggtgagaaaccttttacttgctctgtttgtaagaagagtttctccagaaaggaacacatgactacacacatgagaacacacactggagagaaaccttttacttgctctgtttgtaagaagagtttctccagaaagggtgacatgaccatacacatgagaacacacactggagagaaaccttttgcttgctcagcttgtgctaaaagattcaacactaagaagaaaattatattacacatgagaacacacactgaaaagaaaccttttgcttgctcagtgttagaataa